One stretch of Paroedura picta isolate Pp20150507F chromosome 13, Ppicta_v3.0, whole genome shotgun sequence DNA includes these proteins:
- the RBMX2 gene encoding RNA-binding motif protein, X-linked 2 encodes MNPLTKVKLINELNEREAQLDVQEKVSWHAEYRDSAWVFVGGLPYELTEGDIICVFSQYGEIVNINLVRDKKTGKSKGFCFICYEDQRSTILAVDNFNGIKIKGRTIRVDHVANYRPPKDSEDIDDITKALREKGCGIKTPPPSSPESSEDEVEAKKHKKEKSKKKKKEKKEHRKRVKEELPTDGPPAKTKIKVEKEDPGYERYADANQQTLSSSGHKHASWVEQEQEFKYERGRERPQERGWQDKRERPEGKRKEKDRRGEGSREKGRDRGRQDETEGSRERGRYQRIS; translated from the exons ATGAA cCCACTGACCAAAGTGAAGTTGATCAATGAGCTGAACGAACGTGAAGCCCAGCTGGATGTGCAAGAGAAAGTCTCCTGGCACGCTGAATACCGTGATAGCGCATGGGTGTTTGTGG GGGGTTTGCCATATGAGCTGACTGAAGGAGACATTATCTGTGTATTCTCACA GTATGGAGAAATAGTGAACATTAACCTGGTGCGTGATAAGAAGACAGGGAAATCCAAAGGCTTTTGCTTTATTTGCTATGAAGATCAGCGAAGCACCATTCTTGCCGTGGACAACTTTAATGGGATAAAG ATTAAAGGAAGGACAATTCGTGTGGACCATGTGGCTAACTATCGCCCTCCCAAAGACTCTGAGGATATTGATGATATAACCAAAGCCCTCCGGGAAAAAGGATGTGGCATCAAAACACCTCCCCCCAGCTCACCTGAATCCTCAGAAGACGAGGTGGAAGCAAAGAAGCACAAGAAAG aaaaaagcaagaagaaaaaaaaagaaaagaaagagcatcGGAAACGTGTGAAAGAGGAGCTGCCCACAGATGGACCTCCTGCTAAAACCAAGATCAAAGTGGAGAAGGAAGATCCAGGCTACGAACGATATGCTGACGCAAACCAGCAGACATTGAGCTCATCTGGACACAAACATGCCAGCTGGGTAGAGCAAGAACAAGAATTCAAGTACGAGCGTGGGAGAGAGAGGCCTCAGGAGAGGGGCTGGCAGGATAAAAGGGAAAGACCtgaagggaagaggaaagagaaggatcgGAGAGGAGAGGGGTCTCGAGAGAAGGGCAGAGACAGGGGCAGGCAGGATGAGACAGAGGGGTCTCGAGAGAGGGGACGGTATCAGAGAATCTCATAG